In the Acidobacteriota bacterium genome, CATGAAGGACAAAGCCTTCGCGCGGGCCGTCCCGCGTGAGGACCTGGTGAAAGGCGCCGCCGAGATCGGGCTGCCGCTTGAAACCCACATCACAAACGTCATCGAGTTTCTGAAACCGCAGGCCGACGCGCTCGGGCTGCGCGGCACGTTATGATGCCCGCTGTCGAACTGACAGCGGTGCCTGTCCGTATACGACACTGACTCATGGCCGACACTCCACCAGCGGTGATCCTTGACCGCGTCACCGTTATTTACGGCAAGAACCGCGCGCTGCGGGATGTGAGCGCCGTGTTTCCGGCCGGCGCGGTCGGACTGCTGGGGCCAAACGGGGCCGGCAAAAGCACGATGCTCAAGGCGCTGCTGGGGTTCATCGAACCCACCAGCGGCCGACTCGAAGTGCTCGGGATGAACGTGGCCGAGAAGCCGCTCGAGGTGCGGGCGCGCCTGGGATACATGCCCGAGACCGACGGTCACATTCCCGGCATGAACGCGGTGACGTTTGTCGCCTACTGCGCACAACTGGCCGGGCTGCCCAAAGCCGACGCCATGCAGCGGGCCCACGAAACGCTGTTTTATGTCGGCCTGGGCGAGGCGCGTTATCGCAACCTCGAAACCTATTCCACAGGCATGAAGCAGCGCATCAAGCTGGCACAGGCGCTGGTGCACGACCCCGACCTGGTCTTCCTCGATGAGCCCACCAACGGCATGGACCCCAAGGGCCGCGAGGAGATGCTCGAACTGATTCGCGACATTGCCCACAACAAGGGGATCAACCTGATCCTGTCGTCGCACCTCCTCCCCGACGTGGAATACACCTGCGACCACGTGGTGGTGCTCGACAAGGGCACGGTGGCGACGTTCGGGCCGATCGAGGAACTCAAAGGCCCGTCGGGCCGCGTCTACGAAGTGCGCGTCAAAGGCGACCTCGCGCCCTTCATCGTCGCGCTTCATGCCGTCGGGATGGAATGCCGGGAGACTGACGAGGACGTGATGCGCGTCTTTGTGCCGGGCGCGCTCACACGCCCCGGCGGCGACCAACAGAATATCTGCGCCGTGGCGGGGCAGGTGCGCGTGCAGGTCCGGCACCTCAAGACCAGCCTGCCCACGCTTGAAGACGTGTTCGCGCGCGCGATAGGTGAACTATGAGTCCCATTCACGACCAGTCCTATCGCCGGTATGCGGGCACCCGTCTGCCTGTCGGGCGCAACTGGGGTGTGATCGCCAGTCACGGCATCCGGGCCATGGTCGAGAAGCGGCCATTTCTGGCGCTCATGCTCTTTGCCTGGATCCCCTTCATCGTCCGTCTGGTGCAGCTCTACATTGTGGCGAACTACCCACAGGCTGGCGCGATCATTTCCGTGAACCCTGCGATGTTCCGTGAGTTCCTGGACCAGCAGGGTGTGTTTGTCTTCTTCACCACCATCTATGTTGGCGCGGGACTCATCGCCGCCGACCGGCGCGCCAACGCCCTGCAGATCTACCTGTCGAAGCCACTGCTGCGCATGGAGTACATCGGCGGGAAGTTGCTGGTGCTGGTCTCGTTCCTGCTGGCTGTCACGCTGCTTCCGGCGCTGCTGCTGATCCTGATGCAAGTGGCGTTCTCAGGCACGCTGGAGTTCGTCCGCAACAACTTCTTCGTCATTCCCGCCGTGGTGCTCGCGTGCTTCGTGCAGGTCATCGTGGCGTCGTTCACCATGCTGGCGCTCTCGTCGCTCTCGAAGAGCACCCGGTATGTGTCGCTGCTTTACACCGGCGCCATCTTCTTTACCGAGGCGCTGTTCAACACACTGCGCATGATCACCGGCTCCACGCGCGTCGCCTGGATCTCCATCACGGCCAACCTGCAGCAGGTCATCGATGCCATGTTCAGGATGCCGGCGAGATATGAAACACCGGTGCTGGTGTCTGCCCTTGTGCTGCTCGCCCTCGTGGCGGTGTCGGTCTCCGTCCTCGAACGGCGGGTGAAAGGCGTCGAGGTGGTCTCGTGAGCGCGCCCATTGTGGCCGCCGACCACCTCTCGAAGTGGTACGGCCAGGTCATCGGCCTCAACGACGTCACCGTATCGGTGCCTCCGGGCATCACCGGTCTTCTTGGTCCCAACGGCGCCGGCAAGAGCACGTTCATGAAGCTCATCACCGGCCAGCTTCGCCCCAGCAAGGGTGAAGTGACCGTGTTGGGTGAACCGATCTGGAAGAACCCGAAGCTCTACTTCCGCGTCGGGTTTTGTCCTGAGCAGGACGCCTTCTACGAGCGCATGACGGGCCTCGAATGGGTCAGCGCGTTGGTGCGCTTGAACGGATATTCAGAAAAAGAAGCCGGTCAGGCGGCCGAGGCGGCGCTCACCAGCGTGGACTTGATGGAGGCCGCCAACAAGAAGATTGGCGCGTACAGCAAGGGCATGCGGCAGCGCGTCAAGCTCGCGCAGGCCATTGTGCACGACCCGGAAATGCTCATCCTCGACGAACCGCTGTCGGGCATGGATCCGCTGGCCCGGCGCAGAACGATGAAGATGATCCGGGAGTGGGCGCGTCAAGGGAAGAGTGTCCTGGTATCGAGTCACATCCTCCATGAAGTGGAGTCGATGACGTCGAACATCCTGCTCATCAACAACGGGCGCATCCTGGCCGAGGGCAACGTCCACCAGATTCGCGATCTCATCGACACACATCCGCATACGGTGTACGTGAAGGCCGCAGACCCGCGAGGCCTGGCGCGCGAGTTCCTGTCGCGCGCCGATGTGATCAGCATGCGGTTCGAGCCAGGCGCGGTGATTGTGGAAACCGGAAAACCCGACGAGTTCTACAGCCGGCTCACGGAGCTGGTGGCCGAGGGCGCCTGTGGCGCCGTCGAGGAAGTCTCGTCGCCTGACGACAACCTCCAGGCCGTCTTCAAGTATCTGGTGAAGCAGTGAGCGTCCCCATGCAGACAGCCCCTCCTCGTCAGGCACCTGGCTTTGTATCGGCGTCACTGCGCGTGTTCGAACTGTCGCTGGGCGAGATGTTGTGGTCGCGCCGCACCATCTTCATGGGGCTCGTGGTGGGCCTTCCCGTGGTGCTGGCGCTGGTCGTTCGCTTGTTCGATCTGGCCGGGGTCAGCGGGGTCAGAGTCAACAACATGGCCGTGGATGGCCCGGCGGTGTTTGGCCTGATCATCTGGGCGTTCTTTGTGCGGTTCAGCATTCCCGTGCTCGGCGTGTTTTACGGCACGTCCCTCATCGCCGACGAAGTGGAAGACAAGACCATCACGTACCTGTTTTCGCGGCCCATCTCGCGGCAAGCGGTGTTGTACGGCAAGTACCTGGCCTACCTGGTCTGCACCGTGATGGTGGTGCTGCCCTCCATCGTGCTGGTGTGGCTGCTGGTCATTCCGATGGGCGGAAGCCTGGGCGGCAATTTCATCGACCTGGTCAAAGACCTGGCCATCGTCGCGACGGGCCTGGCGGTGTATGGGGCGGTGTTTGCCTTTATTGGCGCCAAGTTCAAGCGCCCCCTGCTGGTGGGCCTGGTGTTTGTGTTCGGCTGGGAGCCGGTGGTGCTGGCGCTGCCCGGCTATATGAAGCAGTTCTCGGTGGCGTACTACCTGCAGGGTTTTGTGCCGCACGCGATGCCGAACGACTCATTTGCCAGTCTGGTTCAGTCCATCTTCCGCGAGACGCCCGCCCTGGGCACGAGCCTGGTCACTTTGGGGCTGATCGAGGTGGTATTCTTGTATTTTGCGGCCAGAATCGTGGCAAATCGGGAGTACGTGCTGGAACAGTAGGTCACCAGACCCCGTATTGGTGCTTAGAGGTATCGCCGATGAACAAGCGCACTCGCTATTTTGTGGTTGGTTCGGTCGCCATTGTCGCCGTGGGCCTGTGCACGGGGCTGGTGGCGTTCTACAACGGGGGCATGACCCTGATGTCGGCGGCGCAGGGCCCCAGCGAACTGGCGTACCTGCCGGCGAACGCCACTGCCGTGGCCTACGCCAACGTTCGCGACGTGATGAATTCGGAGTTCCGCCAGAAGCTCAATCAGGCGATTCCGACCGGCGAAGGCCGTGACGAATTCCTCAAAGAGACCGGCATCGATATCGAGCGCGACATCGACACGGTAGTGGCCAGCATGAGCGCCGCCGAAAAAGAAGCGGTCGTTCTGGTGCGCGGGCGATTCAACGAAGGACAGATTGAGTCGCTGCTTCGCCAGGGTACCGGCGACGTGGAGCAGTATCAGGGGATTCGCGTCGTCACGGGAGCGCCCAAGCCCCCCGCGATGATGGACGGCGCCGACGGCACGATGCCGCGCGATATCGCGAACCCAGGCGAACACACCATGTCAGTGGCGTTCCTTGAGACCGGGCTCCTGGCCATCGGCCAGACGGCCGCAGTCAAGCGCGCGATTGACTCCAAGGTGTCGGGCCAGAACGTCACCACCAACGGCGAACTGATGAAGTACGTCAACGACATCCGCGGCGGCCAGAGCGCATGGGCCGTGGGCCGCATGGACGCGATGAAACAGCAGGCCGAAATCCCCGAGCAGGTCCTGCAGCACATGCCGGCCGTGCAGTGGGTGGCGCTGACTACGCAGATCAACGGCGGCGTGACCGGTTCCATCCGTGCCGACACGCTGGACGATGCTGCGGCCGAGAACCTTCGCGATGTCATCCGTGGCGGGCTCGCCATGGGGCGTCTGGTGTCTGGCCAGGATCAGAAGTTCAAGATGTTGCTGGATTCGCTCCAGATGTCGGGCACGGGCAAGACGGTGGCGCTCACGTTCTCGGTCTCACCCGAGATGGTGGATGTGCTGGCCGGACTCGCGCAGCTCTCAGACATGCAGCCCAAGCCGGCGACCACGCCGGAGGCCGGGAAGATTCAGTAAGACCTTCAGCCGGAAGGCTGACGGGCCCGGGTGGTTCCTTCCAGGAATCGCCCGGGCCTTTTGTTTTTGGTAGACTCTGGCCACCCGTGAAAACCTGCGTGTTCTTTTATGGCACCCTCATGGCCGGTTTTGATCGCCGGCGCCGTGCCGGGATTGATGATCGGTTGACGTACCTCGGCCGAGGCTGGGTGAAGGGGAATCTGTACGATTTGGGCCTGTACCCGGCAGCGGTGCCGGCTGAGGGCGGCCGTATCTGGGGCGAACTGTACGAGACGGATGCCCCTGAACCGGTGCTTGCCGCACTCGACGCGCTCGAGGGGTATCACCATGGAGATCCCGACCGGTCGCTGTATCAGCGGCAGATGGTGGCGGTGACGCTTCCGCAGGGGGCCACCGTGGATTCCTGGGTGTACTTCTACAACGCGCCCATCGGCCAGGCCTCCCGCATCCCGTCGGGCGATTACCTGGAACACTTCAAGCACCGATAGCACCCAGCACACATCAGCAGCACCCAGCAGTTCCCCAGCGGTATGATCGGTGCTTATGTCTGTCGTCATCGTGGGCGCAGCCCGCACACCCATCGGCCGCTATGGCGGCACTCTTCGCCAAACCCATCCCGCTGATCTCGGTGCTCGCGCCGCGAAGGCCGCACTCGAGCGCGCCAACGTCCCACCGGGGGATGTTGACGAAGCTATGTTTGGCCACGGCCGACAGGCCGGCTCGGGACCGAACCCGGCCAGGCAGGTGTGCCAGCGCGCGGGCCTGCCGTTCACGGTGCCTGCTCAGACCATCAACCAGGCGTGCGCATCGGGGATGCAGACCGTCGCCCTTGGAGCGCAGGCGATCCTGCTGGGCCAGTCGCGCATCGTGCTGGCAGGCGGCATCGAGTCCATGAGCCGGATGCCGTACCTGGTGGATGCCGAAGACGCCCGGTGGGGTCACAAGATGGGGAACTTCACGCTGGTGGACGCCATGTATCGCGATGGCTTCCGCTGCTCGCTGTCGGGCCTCATCATGGGAGAGACTGCGGAGCTTCTGGCGCGCCAGTACGGCATCACGCGCGAGGAATCAGATGCGTTCGCGCTTGAGAGCCAGCGCAAAGCCGAAGCCGCGATCGGGGCGGGCCGTTTCAAGGACGAGATGACGTCGGCCCCCGGCCAGGACGCGAAGGGCAAGCCGGTGGAGCTTGAGGCGGACGAACATCCGCGTGCCGGCGTCACCCTCGAGATGCTTGGAAAACTGCCGCTGGTGTTTCCGACCGTGGAAGGGCAGACCGGCATCATTACCGCCGGCTCGTCATCGGGGATTACTGACGGAGGCGCAGCGGTGGTGCTGGCCCACGCAGACGAAGCGAAGCAGCGCGGCCTGAAGCCACTCGCCCGCATCGTCGGCTGGGCCACGGCAGGTGTTGACCCACGCATCATGGGCATCGGTCCCGTTCCCGCAGTCCGGCGCCTCTTCGCGCAGACGGGGCTGACCATGGATGATTTTGACCTGGTCGAGATCAACGAGGCCTTTGCGCCGCAAGTGCTGGCCGTGTTGAAAGACATGCCGGTTCCTGCCGACCGGCTCAACGTCAACGGCGGCGCCATCGCCCTCGGCCACCCCATCGGCGCCACCGGCACCCGCATCCTCGTCACGCTCCTCTACGAGATGATCCGCCGCGACGCCCGCCGGGGCCTCGCCACCCTCTGCGTCAGCGGCGGTCTGGGGATGGCGATGGCGATTGAGAGATAGCGGGGACGGGTGTCGCCCTGTGGAAAATTCGCGCCGGGAAACGACCTCTGAGGTCGTTATTTTCTTCAGAGGGGAAAAAATAACGACCTCAGAGGTCGTTTCCTCAAGGGCGAGTTTTCCACAGGGCGACACCCGTCCCCTTATAATTGCTAGGTCGTGAATATTGCAGTAATTGCGGGAGATGGGATTGGCAAGGATGTGACGGCTGAGGCCGTCAAGGTCCTGCGGGCTGTGAGTGAGGTGTCGGGCCGGTCGCTCGAGCTTGAGATGTTGCCGTGGAGCGCGGACCACTATCTGGCCACCGGCGTGACGCTCCCGCCGAACGGCTACGACATGCTGCGCGACGACTTCGATGCGATCCTGCTGGGCGCATTGGGCGATCCGCGCGTTGCCGACAACCGCCACGCGCGCGACATCCTTCTGGGGACGCGCTTCGAACTCGACCTCTACGTCAACTACCGCCCGGTCAAGCTGCTCAACGACGCCCTCTGTCCGCTGAAAGACCGCGGCCGCAAGGACGTGAACTTCGTCGTGTTTCGCGAGAACACCGAAGGCGTGTACGTCAGCATCGGCGGCCGCTTCAAGGCGGGGACCGACGATGAGGTGGCGATTCAGGAAGAGATCAACACGTTCAAGGGTGTGAACCGGATCATCCGGCACGCGTTTGAGTTTGCGGCCGCGCAGGGATTGACCAAGGTCTGCATGGCCGACAAGAGCAACGCCATGCAGCAGGGCCACGCGCTCTGGCAGCGCGTGTTCAAGCAAGTCGCGTCCGAGTATCCCGCGATCAAGGCCAGCCATATGTACATCGATGCGCTGGCGATGTTTCTGGTGAAGGACCCCGGCCAGTTCGAGGTGGTCGTCACCAACAACCTCTTTGGCGACATCGTGACCGACATCGGCGGTGCACTGCAGGGTGGGTTGGGCATGGCAGCGTCGGGCAACATTCATCCTGGCCGAACGTCCCTGTTTGAACCCGTGCACGGTTCCGCGCCTCCGCTCGCCGGCAAGAACATCGCGAATCCGATGGGGGCGATCCTGTCGTCGGCGCTGATGCTCGAGACTCTCGGCTGGTCCGAAGAGGCCCGCCGCATCGAGGCCGCCGTTGAGGCTGCGGTCGTCGCCGGCGAAACAACAACGGACATCGGCGGATCGCGGGGCACCTCGCAAGTGGGGGACTGGATCACTGGGGAACTTAGGAACTTAGGAACTTAGGAACTTAGGAAATTAGGAAATTAGGAACTGGGGAACTGGGTAGACATTTCGTAGCGCGGCCTGCACCTCAAGGCCGCGGGTTTTGATTAGGGATGGGAACTTATGACTGACGTATTGATTCTTGGCGGGGCGCGGACCCCGATGACTGATTACACGGGCTCGCTGAAAGACATTTCGGCTCTGGAACTGGGCGCGATTGCGGCGCGCGGCGCGTTTGAGAAAACCGGCGTCAAGCCGGAGTGGATTGAGCACGCGGTGGTCGGCAACGTGCTGCAGACCAGTAGTGATGCGATCTACGGCGCGCGCCACGTGGCGCTCAAGGCGGGTGTGCCCATCGAGGTGCCGGCGCTGACGGTCAACCGTCTGTGCGGGTCGGGCATCCAGGCTGCGGTGAGCGGCGCCCAATTGATTCAGCTTGGCGAGGCCGGCATGGTGCTGACGGGTGGCATCGAGAGCATGAGTCAGGCGCCCCACATCATGCGCGGATTGCGCACGGGACTTCGCCTCGGACAGGGCAAGCTTGAGGACTACCTCTACGAAGCGCTGCTCGATCCCTACTGCGGCCTCTTCATGGCTCAGACGGCCGAGAAGTGCGCGTCAAAGTACGGCATCAGCCGCGAGGATCAGGACGCGTACGCGATCCGGAGCCAGAAGGCCGCCGCGGCCGCCTGGGCCGAAGGGCGTTTCGCCGCTGAGATCACTCCAGTGGAGATCAAGTCGCGCAAGGGCGTGACCGTGATCGACAAAGACGATCATCTGCGGCCCGACACCACAATGGAGGGCCTCGCCAAACTGCCGGCGGCGTTCTCGAAGGAAGGCACGGTCACGGCCGGCAATGCGAGCGGCATCGTGGACGGCGGCGCCGCGCTCATCCTGTCGTCCGAAGCCGCGGCGAAAGACAAGGGACTGACGCCGTTGGGGCGTCTCGTGGCGTGGGCCAGCGTGGGTGTGGACCCGTCGTACATGGGCATGGGCCCCGTGCCTGCCACACACAAGGCGCTCGCGCGCGCCGGCATGACACTGGATCAGATCGACCTCATCGAAGTGAATGAGGCGTTTGCCGGTCAGTATCTCGCCGTGGAAAAAGACCTTGGTCTGGACCGCAACAAGACCAACGTCAACGGCGGCGCTATTGCGCTCGGCCATCCGCTGGGAATGACCGGCACGCGCCTGCTGCTGACGCTCACGCTCGAACTGGGCCGTCAGGGCAAGAAATACGGCCTCGCTACCGCCTGCATCGGCGGCGGACAGGGGATTGCGGCAATTGTGGAAAGATTTTAGGAAGTCGGGAGTAGAGTGATGGCGATCAAGACAGTTGGCGTGTTGGGTTGCGGTTTGATGGGTGGCGGCATTGCGCAGGTGTCGGCGGCCGCCGGGTTCAAGACCATCGTGCGCGAAGTGAATCAGGCTGCGCTCGACAAGGGCATGGCGCGGATCAAGAAGTTTCTGGATGGGGGCGTTGAGAAGGGCAAGATGACCGCCGAGCAGCGCGACGCCGTGCTGGGCAACCTCTCGGGCACCACCGACTTCGCGGCCATGAAAGACTGCGACCTCATCATCGAGGCCATCATCGAAAACGTTGACGTGAAGACGGAAGCCTTCAAGGCGCTTGAGCAGGTGGTGGGCGCGCACACGATCTTCGCGTCGAACACCTCCTCGCTGTGCATCATGGAACTGGCGGCCAGGACGAGCCGTCCTGACAGGTTCGGCGGCCTGCACTTCTTCAACCCGGTGCCGCTGATGAAACTGGTGGAGGTCATTCGCGCCCTCACCACGTCGGACGACACCTACAAGACCCTGTTTGATTTCGCGGTGGCGATTGGCAAGGAACCGGTCACGGCGCCCGACAAGTCGGGCTTCATCGTGAACCGCCTGCTGGTGCCGTATCTGCTGGATGCGATTCGCTGCTACGAACGCGGGCTGGGCACCAAGGAAGATATCGACAACGCGATGAAACTCGGATGCGGCTACCCAATGGGACCGCTCACGCTGCTCGACTTCGTGGGCCTCGACACCACGTACTACATCGCGAACATCATGTTCGATGAGTACAAGGACCCGATGTTCGCCGCGCCGCCGCTGCTCAAGCGCATGGTGCTGGCCGGCAAACACGGCCGCAAGTCAGGCGAAGGCTTCTATAAGTACTGACGCTGCGATTGAGGATTGAGGATTGAGCGATTGAGGATCGGGATTTTGATGGCGGATTTTAGGATTCTTGATCGGGATTGACGGATTGACGGATTGACGGATTTGGGAATCGTCCGATTGATCGATTGACGAGATTGGGGACCCCGGGACTTCGGGACCCCAGGACCCCGAACTCTGGACCCTGGACTCTGGACCCTGGACTTGTATGGAAGAGCTTGTTCGCGAACTGCTGAGCCAGTTGGGTGAAGACCCGGCGCGTGATGGACTGCGGGAGACGCCGCGGCGGGTGGCGAAGTCTCTTCGGTTCCTGACCAGCGGCTACAAGGTGGATCTGTCCACGATCGTCAATAACGCGCTCTTTGACGTCGAGTACAGCGAGATGGTCATCGTCCGCGACATCGACTTTTACAGTTTGTGCGAGCACCACCTGCTGCCGTTTTTCGGCAAGTGCCACGTCGCGTACCTGCCGTCGAAGAAGGTGATCGGTCTCTCGAAACTACCCAGGATCGTCGACATGTTCGCCCGCCGCCTCCAGGTGCAGGAGCGATTGACGATGCAGGTGGCTGAGACGATTGCGGAAGTCACGCAGCCGCTGGGTGTGGCGGTGGTGATGGAGGCCACGCACTTGTGCATGGCCATGCGCGGCGTGGAGAAACAGAACTCCGTCACGGTCACGAGTGCGATGCTGGGTGTGTTCCGCGAAGATGCCCGCACACGCAGCGAGTTCCTTGAGCTGATCCGCCACCGCGGCAAGATCGCCGGCGAGTAGTCCCGCCCTCTCCGTTCGTCAACAGGCCTTCACCATGAAGGTCCATGAAGATCCATGAAGTCTGATGAACCGATGTCACGCAGTCAGAAGCGCGTGGTTGGGGGCCCGGCTACGCCGGGGCCGCGGGATCGGAGGGAAGTCGCAAACGAACGCAGGCGAAAACCAAACGACCTCTGAGGTAATTTCCGGAAACTGCCGGCGGTAATTACCTCAGGGGTCGTTTTGCGCCGTGCCTGCGTTCGTTTGTGACTTCCCTCCGATTCCGCGTGCCGCCGAAGGCGGCACCCAACCGCGCGCCTTCATGGAGCTTCATGCGCTTCATGGTGGAAGTCCTGGCTCTACTCCCGGTCCATGAATTTTTTCCACGCGGCCACCTGATCGGCGGCGGGGCCGCCGGCCTTGTCGTACAGGGCCGCGTAGCGGTTGAAGCGATCGCGGTCGGCGGCCACTGACTCCACCGTGGCATTCAGAGAGCGGGTCTCAAACAACATCCGCAAGGCGAGCAGCAGGCGTTCGTGGTCGTCGGGATGGCGCTCCACGAACGGGCCCAGAGTGCGTACGGCTTCGGCCGGCTGGCCCGAGAGCGCCTGCGCAGTGCCGAGGCGCACGAGAAAGTCCTCGCTCTGGGGCCACAGGCGCGCCGCGTCCGCGAGTACCTCGAGCGCGAGCCGGACATCGCGCGAGCGCAGAAGCGCATCGATGAGCGTCGTGTAGATCCAGGGGGCGCGCACATCGGCGATGAGGCCGCTGCGCCAGGCGATTGCCGCTTCGCGGTCGCGGCCGGCGGAGGCGTAACACGCGCCCAGGTAGTACGCGGCCGGCAGGAAGTCGGGGGCGGCGGCGAGTGACGCCGCAAAGTCCTGCGACGCGCGGTCGAGTTCGCCGCGCGCCAATGCCGCCAGTCCCGTGAAGAACGGCGCCGCGTAGTGCGAGACGCCTGCGCGTTCCACCACGGCCTGCGCGGCATCGAAGCGGCCGGCGCGTGAGAGGCCCAGCGCAGGCACCAGCGCCTCGGGCAACGGGGGAAGGCCGGCGGGTTGCAGTCGATCGAGGAAGAAGCCGACGGCCGGACGCGACAGGATCTCGGCGCGGTTGAAGGCGTCGATGCGCGCCGAAAACGTTGCGGCCGGCGGAGCAGGCGAGGAGGGCCGCGTGTTGCCCCTGGCGAGAGTGAAGGGCCGCACCACGGTGCCAATCGGTCGGCCGCTGGAGGCCAGTACGAGGCGCGCGACGTACTCGCCATCTGGCAGCAGCGCCACCGGTACCCCAGCTTCAACCGTCCGCTGTCCCTGAATTTCAGACCCAATGAGGCGCATCGGCGCGCTCTCAAGGGCGCGGCCGGCCTCATCGCGCGCCACTTCGAGCGTCACGGATGCATTCTGCAACTGCGGTTCGGCCGCCGAGTACAGTTCCGCGTACGCGACGAGGGTGTTGGTGGTGACGCGGCCGTTGACGACGGGAGACACCACTCGCCCTGCCGCAGGGGGTTCCGCCAGCATCACGTCGCTCAGTCGCAGTTGCCCGACGGACGTGACGCGTGCCTCGAAGCTGTGTTCCACCGTCGCCCGACGGCCTTCGTCATCAACGGCCGCCACCGTAAGGCTGTACACGCCGGGATCGAGCAGCACCGCGCCGGCAAACGTCTGGGGCTGGCCTGCGGCGGCGGGGGTGGAGAGAGCGATGCGTTGCTCGTCCTGAATGGACACGACTCGGCCGGTGGTATCGGTCACGAACCAGGCGAGCGAGAAGTCGCCTTCCCGGTTGAACGCACGGTCCATCGTCACGGCCACGAGCACTTTGACGCGGCCCGTCGCGACGTCCTGATAGTGATACGTCGTGGCGTTGATGGTGAAGTCCGTGAGTCCGAGGGGCGACTTCAGTGCCTCCACCAGATGATCCGCCCTGGTGCGGGGCCGTTCGGCTTCCACAGAAAATTCGCGCCGCGCACGCAGGCGCACGTCCTTGCGCGACGTTTTCACATCGATGCGGTGCGGGCGGCCGTCGCGGTCACCGGGCAGCGGCGCGAAGCTCAGCAGGTAATAGCCCGACAATTCGAGGTCGAGGCGCGAGAACACTGCCCCGGCATTCACGGCGACCGGGAAGACGCTGCCGCGAGCCTCGCCGACGAGCCGGTCAAGGCCGTCCTTCATCAAGTCGCGATCCGCACCGCGCGTGGGGGAGATGCGGGAACTCCCGGCATCAAACACATCGTTGCTGAGACGCAGCGCGTACAGCGTGGCTTGTGCTCGAGCCGCCTGGGGACCCACCCATGCCACTTCGCTCCCCGCGTCGCGGTCCAGGACCAGACCTTCGGTGACCATGACCACGGTCTTGGAATCCGGCGTCGCGGCGAGATGGTCGAACAGACCCCGCAGTGACGTGAGGCTCCGCGTGGTGCGGGCCCGCGTGGCGGAGAAGACCTGGCGCGCCTCGGCTTCCACCATGCGCCGGCAGGTGGTCAGCGACGCCGCAGTGTTTTCGCCGGCGCACTCCCGCTCGAATACGGCCTCGAGCAACGAGCCGGGGACGACACCGGTCGGCGAATCCACGCTCGGCGGGCGGTCCAGAATTTCGTAGGCTTCGGCGATGCCCACCCGCGAAGAGGAGTCCGAGTCGAGCGTCTGACCCGAGGCGCGTTCGAGCAGGCGCAGGACCAGCGCATGGTTGCTGGTGAATCCGGTGACCGGTCCCGTGCCAGGGATCAGGTACAGCGCGATGCGGTCCGCCCTGTCGAGGCGCCGCACAAACTCGGCCGCGGCCGCGAACGCCGCCTTGGCGCCGCCCCGCGCGATGTGAGCCTCGTCGATCACGAGGGCGATCAGTCTGCCCGGGCGTTGCCCGGCGTTTGTGCTGAACGTGGCCCGGTCGGGCGGCGCGTCTCCGAGCCGTTCGGTGGAGATGTAGCTGGCCGAGGCCACCGCCCGCGGTTTGCCATCCACGGTCAGGGTGAAGTCGGCGGCGGTCAGGTCGTTCACGGG is a window encoding:
- a CDS encoding acetyl-CoA C-acetyltransferase, which translates into the protein MTDVLILGGARTPMTDYTGSLKDISALELGAIAARGAFEKTGVKPEWIEHAVVGNVLQTSSDAIYGARHVALKAGVPIEVPALTVNRLCGSGIQAAVSGAQLIQLGEAGMVLTGGIESMSQAPHIMRGLRTGLRLGQGKLEDYLYEALLDPYCGLFMAQTAEKCASKYGISREDQDAYAIRSQKAAAAAWAEGRFAAEITPVEIKSRKGVTVIDKDDHLRPDTTMEGLAKLPAAFSKEGTVTAGNASGIVDGGAALILSSEAAAKDKGLTPLGRLVAWASVGVDPSYMGMGPVPATHKALARAGMTLDQIDLIEVNEAFAGQYLAVEKDLGLDRNKTNVNGGAIALGHPLGMTGTRLLLTLTLELGRQGKKYGLATACIGGGQGIAAIVERF
- a CDS encoding 3-hydroxybutyryl-CoA dehydrogenase — encoded protein: MAIKTVGVLGCGLMGGGIAQVSAAAGFKTIVREVNQAALDKGMARIKKFLDGGVEKGKMTAEQRDAVLGNLSGTTDFAAMKDCDLIIEAIIENVDVKTEAFKALEQVVGAHTIFASNTSSLCIMELAARTSRPDRFGGLHFFNPVPLMKLVEVIRALTTSDDTYKTLFDFAVAIGKEPVTAPDKSGFIVNRLLVPYLLDAIRCYERGLGTKEDIDNAMKLGCGYPMGPLTLLDFVGLDTTYYIANIMFDEYKDPMFAAPPLLKRMVLAGKHGRKSGEGFYKY
- the folE gene encoding GTP cyclohydrolase I FolE, producing the protein MEELVRELLSQLGEDPARDGLRETPRRVAKSLRFLTSGYKVDLSTIVNNALFDVEYSEMVIVRDIDFYSLCEHHLLPFFGKCHVAYLPSKKVIGLSKLPRIVDMFARRLQVQERLTMQVAETIAEVTQPLGVAVVMEATHLCMAMRGVEKQNSVTVTSAMLGVFREDARTRSEFLELIRHRGKIAGE
- a CDS encoding VWA domain-containing protein; translated protein: MRPAILACCLAASAGLTAQQPTSTFKTGVDLVPVDVSVVDRNGRPVNDLTAADFTLTVDGKPRAVASASYISTERLGDAPPDRATFSTNAGQRPGRLIALVIDEAHIARGGAKAAFAAAAEFVRRLDRADRIALYLIPGTGPVTGFTSNHALVLRLLERASGQTLDSDSSSRVGIAEAYEILDRPPSVDSPTGVVPGSLLEAVFERECAGENTAASLTTCRRMVEAEARQVFSATRARTTRSLTSLRGLFDHLAATPDSKTVVMVTEGLVLDRDAGSEVAWVGPQAARAQATLYALRLSNDVFDAGSSRISPTRGADRDLMKDGLDRLVGEARGSVFPVAVNAGAVFSRLDLELSGYYLLSFAPLPGDRDGRPHRIDVKTSRKDVRLRARREFSVEAERPRTRADHLVEALKSPLGLTDFTINATTYHYQDVATGRVKVLVAVTMDRAFNREGDFSLAWFVTDTTGRVVSIQDEQRIALSTPAAAGQPQTFAGAVLLDPGVYSLTVAAVDDEGRRATVEHSFEARVTSVGQLRLSDVMLAEPPAAGRVVSPVVNGRVTTNTLVAYAELYSAAEPQLQNASVTLEVARDEAGRALESAPMRLIGSEIQGQRTVEAGVPVALLPDGEYVARLVLASSGRPIGTVVRPFTLARGNTRPSSPAPPAATFSARIDAFNRAEILSRPAVGFFLDRLQPAGLPPLPEALVPALGLSRAGRFDAAQAVVERAGVSHYAAPFFTGLAALARGELDRASQDFAASLAAAPDFLPAAYYLGACYASAGRDREAAIAWRSGLIADVRAPWIYTTLIDALLRSRDVRLALEVLADAARLWPQSEDFLVRLGTAQALSGQPAEAVRTLGPFVERHPDDHERLLLALRMLFETRSLNATVESVAADRDRFNRYAALYDKAGGPAADQVAAWKKFMDRE